Genomic segment of Steroidobacter denitrificans:
GTTTTCAAACGCGACCCCGTGACCACGATTTCTTCCACCCGGACGATTCGCGGCACCGATGCCGTATCTTGCATCGAGGGTTCCGCCGACGTGTCGGCCTGGGCAGCCACACCGACACTGAGTCCCAGTACGATACCCGCCATACCTGACCACGCACCTGCCTTTGGCATCGATCTCATTATTTTCCCCATGGATTTTTCAGTAAAATACGAACTCGCGCTCCGCCGGATGTTTCCGGCGCCGGGAACACAGGGACGCGACTCCTAGCTCCCGGCGATCACCGGCCGGCGCAATGCGACATCACTACAAGGAAGCATTCGGAACTGACAACAAACTAAGGCGCTTATCAGCATTAATCCTTAATAAGGATTTTATATATCGCGTCTTCACTTCCCTGGCTTGTCCTGGTTTGTTACGACTTATCCCGGCATCGACATTCGACGTCCGATTGCAAGACCGGACGACCCTGGGATGTCATCCCCCCGGCCCGCCGCCATGACATGCCCTTGCCCAACCGCTCGAGCCTCCGAGCGTCAACCGTGTTTTGCCGAGCAGCCGGCCAGACACGATAGCGCACCTCGTATCCATCGCTCATCGTATTGAATAAACTTGTATTATGCCCGTCCCCTCTAAATGCGCCTCTCTAAGTCATGGCGACGCTCGTCGACGAATGTTTGCCTCATTCACCAGGTTCGAGCGGAATCCAAAAGGAAAGCGCTGGATGAAAAGAGCGATTCGAGCCGATTATCGAGTGGCAATGACCGCACTGTGCGCCGCTTTGGACGGCGTACTGGGTGTCGCCGAAGCACAGACTGCTGAGGATCAGAGTGTCGAGGTCGTGATCGTGACCGGCTCGCGCATCCAGCAAAACGAGTTCGACGCGCCGACGCCGACGATCTCCCTGTCGTCGGCAGCCATCGAGCTGTCCGGGACGACCAATCTCACCGATCTGCTGAGAAGCCGGCCGGCCCTGGTCGGCTCGAAGGACTCGACGCAGACCACCAACGACTTCATCGGCAGCAATGGCCTGAATCTACTCAACCTGCGCAACCTAGGCAAAGATCGGACCCTGGTTCTGGTGGACGGCCGCCGCCACGTAGCGCAGCTGCCGGAGACTGCCGCGGTGGACATCAATACGATTCCCGCGGACCTGGTCGAGCGCATCGACATCGTGACCGGCGGCGTGTCGGCGATCTATGGCGCCGACGCCGTGTCCGGTGTCGTCAACTTCGTGATGCGCAAGAATTTCGAGGGCCTCGTCGGCCGGCTGCAGTATGGCAGCGCCGACGCCGGCAACCCCGGCGATCTGCAGGCCAGCCTGACCGGCGGCTTCAACTTCGCGAACGGCCGCGGCAATCTTTCGGGTTCGATTCAGCACACCCGCGAAGGGCGTCTGAGAGCCTCGGATCGAAGCTATCTTCGCGGCGCCAATTACACCACCATGCGGCGCAACCCGGATGATTTTCCCGACGACCCCAACGTCCCGGACCAGATTCCAACCAATGATCTGCGCTACGACAGCAGCTCGCGCGAGGGCGCCATCGATATCGATATCGATGAGGAAGACGAAGGCAGGTACATTGCCGATCTGCGGCCTGACGGCACGGCCTACGATCTCGGTGTATTCATTCCTCCATACTTTGCACAAGGCGGCACCGGCACGCCGGTGGCCGATTACATCGGTGATCTGCGCTCCAAGAACGAGAACACCATCGGCAGCCTGTTTCTGAACTTCGAGCTCAACCCGTCGGTCAATCTGTTCGCGGAAACCAAGTTTGCCCGCGGCACGGCCGTCGGCTTCTATCAGCCGACCTATGATTTCGATTTGTTCTTCACACCCGACAATCCCTACATCTCGCCGGCGCTTGCCGCACAGATCCAACCGGAAGGCTTCTTTGTCACTCGGGACAACTTCGATCTCGGCGTTCGCGGTGAGGACAATACCCGCGAAACCATCCGAACCGTACTGGGCATCAACGGCGGTTTCCTGGACGGCTACAGCTACGAAGTGTCATACGTGTACGGGCAGACGGAGATCGACTCCCTGGCGATCAACAATCGCTACAACGACCGGTTCTTCGCGGCGATCGACGTGGTGGCCGATCCGCTGAGCGGTGCGCCGACCTGCCGTTCGAATCTCGACCCCTCGGCGCTGCCGGACGATCCGATCTTCCATTTGCCGGAACTGTCCTTCACTCCCGGACCGAACAGCGGCTGTCTGCCCTTGAATATTCTCGGCGAAGGCGTCGCCACTGCGGCGGCGATCGATTGGGTGATGCTCAACAACCGGACGCGCTCCAGGATCACACAGAACGTGTTCACCGCCTTTGCCGCCGGCCCGCTCCCCGGCATCACCCTGCCCGCGGGTGCGATCGATACGGTGGCGGGCATGGAATGGCGGCGCGAGACCAGCCGCTCCACGCCTCCCTGGGAGGATCAGGCCGGCCTGACCTTCGGCAACGTGATACTGCCCAGCGACGGCAGCTTCGATGTCAAGGAAGCCTTCGTCGAACTGCGCGCACCCATCCTGAAGGATCTGGCGTACACGGAACTGCTGCAGCTCTCCGGCGCGGCGCGTGTTTCCGACTATTCCACGGTCGGCAACACGGTCACCTGGAATCTGGGCGCCTTGTGGGCTCCCGTTCGCGATATTTCGTTTCGCGCCACCGTCTCGGAGTCGGTCCGCGCGCCCAATATCGGCGAACTTTTCGGCCCGCAAAGCCAGACATATGAGGGGATCGACGATCCCTGCGGCATGAGCCAGCTCAACAACGGCACCTCCTACCGGACGGCCAACTGCAGCGCCATGCTCAATGCCCTGAGCATCGACCCCATCGGCTACGATGATCCGAATCCCGGCGACAGTATCCCCGGACTCAGCCAGGGCAATGCCGCGCTGAGCGAGGAAACCGCCAGAAGCTATACCTTCGGCACGGTGCTGCGGCCCCGGTTCGCGCCGGGTCTGGCCCTGGCCATCGATTACTACGACATCAACATCAAGAACGCGATAAGCACCGCGACAGCGCAGGTGATCGCGAATACCTGTGTCGACCAGCCCTCGATCGATAACGTGTTCTGCGATGCGCTGAGGCGCAACGCGACCACCGGCGCCATCGAGTCGTTCATCGTGCAGCCGGAGAACGTCGCCTCCTACCGCACCCGCGGCATCGACTTCAACGTAAGCTACCTGCTCGATCCAGCCCTTCTCGGCGTGGACTCCTATATCGGATCATTCGGGATTTCGCTGCTGGGCAGCCGGCTGGAGCGGCTCACGACCATCCCCACGCTCGGCGCGGACCAGATCGACGAGCGCACCACCGCGTATGCGCCCAAACTGCAGACCAGCCTGGACCTGACCTGGTACTTCCATGGATTCACGGCCTTCTACGGCTATGATCATTTCAGCAAGACGTCGCGCTATGATTTGCTCACACGAGCCGGCAATCCCGATATCGCCTCGTCGAAAAACATCGACTACGATGCCTACGACATGCACACGCTGAGCCTGGCATTCGACTTCAAAGGCGGCTACCGGCTATATGCGGGGGTGCGCAACCTGACCGACGAGCGTCCTGATTATTCACTGAATTATCCGGTCAGTGCAGTGGGTCGCTTCTACTACGGCGGATTCAAGATGAGTCTTGGTGCTGCGCCCTAGGAAGCTCCAACGAAATGACGCTCACGGTGATGTTTCGGCCCGGCAACGCCATGAAGGTTCGTTTCGTTAGACGCTCTAACGCTCGGCGCCGCGCTGCCCGGAGCAGGCGGCTTCATGCATGTATCGTAATGAGGCTACGCATTATTGCCCAGCAACGTATGCATATTTGCTGATGCAACACGACTGCGCTGCTCGTCGAGTATGGTGGCACTTCGTCAATCACCCGAGCACAAGCCGATCTTATGTCCAACGTCTCCCGCATTCTCGTCACGGGCGCCACCGGCGCCCAGGGCGGATCCGTCACCCGTCATTTGCTGCATACTGGAAAATATAAGGTCCGCTGCCTGACGCGACGCCCCCATTCGAACACCGCCGTGGCGCTCGAGCGGCTGGGCGCGGAAGTCGTGGCCGGCGATCTGAACGATCCCGTCGCTCTGCGAGCGAGCCTGCGCGACTGTGACGGCGTTTTCGGGGTGACGGACTTCTGGGAACACCACGACAAGGAATATCTCCAGGGCTGCAACCTGGTGGATGCGATCTTCGGCAGCAGCGTGCAGCACACGGTGCTGAGTACCCTGCCGAACACCAAGCAACTCTCGGGCGGACGGATCAGCGTGCCCCACTTCGACACCAAGGCGCGTATCGAGGAATACGCGCGCAGCCGGCAGCTGGCGGCGACCTATGTGCACGTCGCATTCTATTATGAAAACTTCATTCGCCATTTCCCGCCGCGCCTGCAACGCGATGGCAGCTATGCATTCAGCCTGCCGCAGGGCACCACGACACTGGCGGGCGTCGCGGTCGAGGACGTCGGTGGAGTGATAGCTGGAATTTTCGCGGAATCCTTCTGGTACCGCGACAAGACCATCGGCATCGTCGGTGACGAGCTTCGCTGCGATGAATATGCGCAGATCATGAAGCTGGCGACCGGCCGTCCCATCGTCTACCGGTACCTCGCACACAATGACTTCGCCGCGCTGGATTTCCCGGGTGCGAAGGATCTCGCCGACATGTTCGAGTTCAATCGGCTGTACATCCCCAACCGCCAAGCCGATCTTGCCAAATCATGCGAACTGTATCCGGAGATCCGCAGATTCGAACGTTGGATGAAAACGAATGTCGGCGCCCTGGAGCAGGCCATGGATCAGGCACCGGCTGCATAGCCGGCAATCTCTGCTCCTGCTGTCCCTGACTGCCCCTGGCTGTCTCTGCCGCCCCTGCTGTCCCTACCCTGCCGGCGTACCGGCAGCCTGGATCCGCCCGGGCGGCTGCAACATCACCGGACGGTGCGCTCCCGCAGGAACGATTCGAGAATACGTGCCGTATGCGACGGTGTCATCGCTCGCGCAGCCCTTCCGGCCAACGCCTCGGGCGCACCCTGCGCCACCACCCGGCCGCCGCCGTCGCCGCCCTCCGGCCCCAGATCGATGACCCAGTCGGCCTCGGCGATGACATCCAGGTCGTGCTCGACCACCACCACCGTATTGCCGACCTCGACCAGCCGGTGCAGCACCCGAATGAGTTTTT
This window contains:
- a CDS encoding TonB-dependent receptor plug domain-containing protein codes for the protein MKRAIRADYRVAMTALCAALDGVLGVAEAQTAEDQSVEVVIVTGSRIQQNEFDAPTPTISLSSAAIELSGTTNLTDLLRSRPALVGSKDSTQTTNDFIGSNGLNLLNLRNLGKDRTLVLVDGRRHVAQLPETAAVDINTIPADLVERIDIVTGGVSAIYGADAVSGVVNFVMRKNFEGLVGRLQYGSADAGNPGDLQASLTGGFNFANGRGNLSGSIQHTREGRLRASDRSYLRGANYTTMRRNPDDFPDDPNVPDQIPTNDLRYDSSSREGAIDIDIDEEDEGRYIADLRPDGTAYDLGVFIPPYFAQGGTGTPVADYIGDLRSKNENTIGSLFLNFELNPSVNLFAETKFARGTAVGFYQPTYDFDLFFTPDNPYISPALAAQIQPEGFFVTRDNFDLGVRGEDNTRETIRTVLGINGGFLDGYSYEVSYVYGQTEIDSLAINNRYNDRFFAAIDVVADPLSGAPTCRSNLDPSALPDDPIFHLPELSFTPGPNSGCLPLNILGEGVATAAAIDWVMLNNRTRSRITQNVFTAFAAGPLPGITLPAGAIDTVAGMEWRRETSRSTPPWEDQAGLTFGNVILPSDGSFDVKEAFVELRAPILKDLAYTELLQLSGAARVSDYSTVGNTVTWNLGALWAPVRDISFRATVSESVRAPNIGELFGPQSQTYEGIDDPCGMSQLNNGTSYRTANCSAMLNALSIDPIGYDDPNPGDSIPGLSQGNAALSEETARSYTFGTVLRPRFAPGLALAIDYYDINIKNAISTATAQVIANTCVDQPSIDNVFCDALRRNATTGAIESFIVQPENVASYRTRGIDFNVSYLLDPALLGVDSYIGSFGISLLGSRLERLTTIPTLGADQIDERTTAYAPKLQTSLDLTWYFHGFTAFYGYDHFSKTSRYDLLTRAGNPDIASSKNIDYDAYDMHTLSLAFDFKGGYRLYAGVRNLTDERPDYSLNYPVSAVGRFYYGGFKMSLGAAP
- a CDS encoding NmrA/HSCARG family protein, with translation MSNVSRILVTGATGAQGGSVTRHLLHTGKYKVRCLTRRPHSNTAVALERLGAEVVAGDLNDPVALRASLRDCDGVFGVTDFWEHHDKEYLQGCNLVDAIFGSSVQHTVLSTLPNTKQLSGGRISVPHFDTKARIEEYARSRQLAATYVHVAFYYENFIRHFPPRLQRDGSYAFSLPQGTTTLAGVAVEDVGGVIAGIFAESFWYRDKTIGIVGDELRCDEYAQIMKLATGRPIVYRYLAHNDFAALDFPGAKDLADMFEFNRLYIPNRQADLAKSCELYPEIRRFERWMKTNVGALEQAMDQAPAA